One genomic segment of Mytilus trossulus isolate FHL-02 chromosome 4, PNRI_Mtr1.1.1.hap1, whole genome shotgun sequence includes these proteins:
- the LOC134713838 gene encoding homeobox protein HMX3-like, with protein MSESEKPRETGKSFSISSILDNSDENSKKESSNAPAIVSKLDFPDNPAKNVLSGPQQCFLNPLSTWYQWYAAGHQMLQHFQQETYQHSLGLGMKPGTHDKDLTSFPFKRSRSPDKCITHDKDTKEDDSVSVDHDDEICCDGSDDGQKHDDSMSDLNDDDRKNRRKKKTRTVFSRSQVFQLESTFDMKRYLSSSERAGLASSLQLTETQVKIWFQNRRNKWKRQISAELEAANMSHVANSHRFIRVPVLYHETQDSAQVPEANRSCLSTSLPHVNYCEPLYLSAGFSQMNPSVRSSMSGIV; from the exons aTGTCTGAAAGCGAAAAACCAAGGGAGACCGGAAAATCGTTTAGCATAAGTAGCATACTGGACAATAGTGATGAAAACAGTAAAAAGGAGAGTTCGAATGCTCCAGCAATTGTTTCAAAATTAGATTTTCCAGACAATCCagctaaaaatgttttatctggACCACAGCAATGTTTTTTGAATCCACTATCTACATGGTACCAATGGTATGCTGCCGGCCATCAGATGTTACAACACTTCCAACAAGAAACCTATCAAC attCATTGGGACTTGGTATGAAACCTGGGACACATGATAAAGATTTAACGTCTTTTCCTTTCAAAAGATCTCGTAGCCCGGATAAGTGCATCACGCATGACAAAGATACAAAAGAAGACGATTCAGTGTCTGTTGATCATGACGATGAAATATGCTGCGACGGGTCAGACGATGGTCAAAAGCACGATGATTCAATGTCTGACTTAAATGACGACGACAGAAAGAACAGACGAAAGAAAAAGACCAGGACAGTATTTTCCCGAAGTCAAGTTTTTCAGTTAGAATCAACGTTTGATATGAAACGTTATCTGTCAAGTTCAGAGAGAGCAGGATTGGCATCTTCTTTACAACTTACAGAAACACAAGTCAAAATATGGTTTCAGAATCGTCGAAATAAATGGAAGCGTCAGATTTCGGCCGAACTAGAAGCAGCAAATATGTCACATGTTGCAAATTCGCATAGATTTATTCGAGTACCTGTGCTGTACCACGAAACACAAGATTCTGCGCAAGTTCCGGAAGCAAACAGAAGTTGTCTTAGTACGTCATTACCACATGTGAACTATTGTGAACCATTATATTTGTCTGCTGGTTTCTCACAGATGAACCCATCCGTTCGTTCATCAATGTCGGGCATTGTATGA